One region of Nothobranchius furzeri strain GRZ-AD chromosome 16, NfurGRZ-RIMD1, whole genome shotgun sequence genomic DNA includes:
- the ndufaf8 gene encoding NADH dehydrogenase [ubiquinone] 1 alpha subcomplex assembly factor 8: protein MTNNIFHHSLIQQHKGLLCCCLMRNMSGSNNVWSRNRERLRLFSEVFAQCADEAAAYGKCVAATTTGRQELKKDLCAREFQALKTCFTHAAKKRTK, encoded by the exons ATGACAAACAATATTTTTCACCATTCATTAATACAACAACACAAAGGACTCCTCTGCTGCTGTCTGATGCGCAACATGTCTGGGTCTAATAATGTGTGGAGTCGAAACCGGGAGAGATTGCGACTCTTCTCTGAAGTGTTTGCTCAGTGTGCGGATGAG GCAGCGGCGTATGGGAAGTGTGTAGCAGCTACGACGACAGGCAGACAGGAGCTGAAGAAGGACCTGTGTGCTCGAGAGTTCCAGGCACTAAAGACCTGCTTCACCCACGCC GCCAAGAAAAGAACTAAATGA